A region of Halalkaliarchaeum desulfuricum DNA encodes the following proteins:
- a CDS encoding ABC transporter permease encodes MTLERFPSLRSTDGALPGFPIERLAPIVSLSGLVFVWWAVGSTVAPGLPTPPVVAGAFAAAIVDPSFHSSALTSAVRVYVPFLLAAAIAVPIGLLAGWHDPFADLTLPALELVRPIPPIAWIPAVILLIPGTEPGIMFITFLGAFYPILLNAVEGGRSVDREYAKAARSLGADAVGTLRHVGLPGALPSITTGLSVGMGLAWLNLVAAEMLAGGSGLGYLTWSAYTGGSYPYIVVGMLSIGALGVASTAAVGRLDRYLLPWLDSEAGRSA; translated from the coding sequence ATGACGCTCGAACGGTTCCCGTCGCTCCGGTCAACCGACGGAGCTCTTCCGGGCTTCCCGATCGAGCGACTCGCGCCGATCGTCTCGCTTTCGGGACTCGTGTTCGTCTGGTGGGCGGTGGGGTCGACGGTCGCCCCGGGGCTCCCGACGCCCCCGGTCGTCGCGGGCGCCTTCGCGGCCGCCATCGTGGATCCGTCGTTTCACTCCTCGGCGCTCACGAGCGCGGTCCGGGTGTACGTCCCGTTCCTGTTGGCGGCCGCGATCGCGGTGCCGATCGGGCTGCTTGCGGGGTGGCACGACCCCTTCGCCGACCTGACGCTGCCGGCGCTGGAGCTCGTCCGGCCGATCCCGCCGATCGCGTGGATCCCCGCGGTGATTCTCCTGATCCCCGGTACCGAGCCGGGAATCATGTTCATCACCTTCCTCGGCGCGTTCTACCCGATCCTTCTCAACGCTGTCGAGGGCGGGCGAAGCGTCGATCGGGAGTACGCGAAGGCCGCGCGGTCGCTGGGTGCAGACGCGGTCGGGACCCTGCGGCACGTCGGGCTGCCGGGCGCGCTGCCGTCGATCACCACCGGGCTGTCCGTCGGGATGGGGCTGGCGTGGCTCAACCTCGTGGCCGCGGAGATGCTCGCCGGGGGGAGCGGTCTGGGGTACCTGACCTGGTCGGCGTACACCGGCGGTTCGTACCCGTACATTGTCGTCGGGATGCTTTCGATCGGCGCGCTCGGGGTGGCCTCCACGGCGGCGGTGGGCCGTCTCGACCGATACCTGCTGCCGTGGCTGGACTCCGAGGCCGGACGTTCCGCCTGA
- a CDS encoding ABC transporter ATP-binding protein, with protein MTTDFGGRVDIESLSKVYGGEEERVVAVDGLDLEIDPGEFLTVLGPSGCGKSTLLDCVAGHVEPTSGRVLADGEPVSGPGPERGVVFQENRLFPWKTVRENVAFGPEMCDRPTDHVADLLDRMGLSTFADSYPNQLSGGMAQRAELARLLANEPSIMLMDEPFSALDAMTKGRMQLELLSAWRETDATALFVTHDVEEAILLADRVVVMTARPGTVKTVVDVPLSRPRDHDSRTSETFTELKRELLASIHGEAGAEFDAEFETAVEGEDRTVTGDRTAESDGSAGGTSR; from the coding sequence GTGACGACCGATTTCGGCGGCCGCGTCGATATCGAGAGCCTGTCCAAGGTGTACGGCGGCGAGGAAGAGCGCGTTGTCGCCGTCGATGGGCTGGACCTCGAGATCGACCCCGGCGAGTTCCTCACCGTGCTCGGCCCATCCGGCTGCGGGAAGAGCACGCTCCTGGACTGCGTCGCCGGCCACGTCGAACCGACGTCCGGACGGGTTCTGGCCGACGGCGAACCCGTATCGGGACCCGGCCCCGAGCGCGGCGTGGTCTTCCAGGAGAACCGGCTGTTCCCCTGGAAGACCGTCCGCGAAAACGTGGCGTTCGGGCCGGAGATGTGCGATCGACCGACGGATCACGTCGCAGACCTCCTCGACCGGATGGGACTGTCGACGTTCGCCGACTCCTATCCCAACCAGCTTTCCGGTGGCATGGCCCAGCGTGCCGAACTGGCGCGGTTGCTCGCAAACGAGCCGTCGATCATGTTGATGGACGAGCCGTTCAGCGCGCTGGACGCCATGACCAAAGGCCGGATGCAGCTCGAGTTGCTCTCGGCCTGGCGGGAGACGGACGCGACGGCGCTTTTCGTCACCCACGACGTCGAGGAGGCGATCCTGCTTGCCGACCGCGTGGTCGTGATGACCGCCCGCCCGGGAACCGTCAAGACGGTCGTCGACGTGCCGCTGTCCCGCCCCAGGGATCACGACTCCCGGACGTCGGAGACGTTCACCGAACTGAAGCGGGAACTGCTCGCGTCGATCCACGGCGAGGCTGGCGCGGAGTTCGATGCGGAGTTCGAGACCGCGGTCGAGGGGGAGGACCGCACAGTTACGGGGGACAGAACCGCCGAATCCGACGGGAGCGCCGGAGGGACGTCGAGATGA
- a CDS encoding ABC transporter permease, with protein MSVDFDRWRRLGRRSHVLKLGDGRSRLASAAETGATRIEAVPRPVRRGLSVFALLAVWWAFVRLGVLGFGVFVSPAETAAAVGSHLAGEPVADGATIYVHAAYTAGRVVGGVALAVAVAVPLGLLIGTRRRFERYLFPSLEFLRPIPPIAWVPLVLVIFPTVRSGVLFVVFLGAFFPTLVNTVRGVESVDDEYSRAAESLGASERQTLRHVVLPAALPSILTGVTIGVGLGWITVVAAEMITGEYGLGHVVFQAYRLVDVQSVVVGMIAVGFLGAVSTAIVSRAATNLGPWLEDTPSGVAQ; from the coding sequence GTGAGCGTCGACTTCGATCGGTGGCGTCGACTCGGACGCCGATCGCACGTCCTGAAACTGGGGGATGGACGGAGCCGGCTGGCGTCGGCAGCCGAAACTGGCGCCACGCGAATCGAAGCGGTTCCACGACCCGTCCGACGGGGCCTGTCCGTGTTCGCGCTGCTTGCGGTGTGGTGGGCGTTCGTCCGACTCGGCGTACTCGGGTTCGGGGTGTTCGTCTCGCCGGCAGAAACTGCCGCCGCGGTCGGCTCGCATCTCGCCGGGGAACCGGTCGCCGACGGCGCAACCATCTACGTCCATGCAGCGTATACTGCGGGACGGGTTGTCGGCGGCGTCGCGCTCGCGGTCGCGGTCGCCGTCCCGCTCGGGCTGTTGATCGGGACCCGTCGCCGCTTCGAACGCTACCTGTTTCCCTCACTGGAGTTCCTCCGTCCGATCCCGCCGATCGCGTGGGTGCCGCTGGTGCTCGTAATTTTCCCGACCGTCCGGAGCGGGGTGCTGTTCGTGGTGTTTCTCGGCGCGTTCTTCCCCACGCTCGTCAACACCGTCCGTGGGGTCGAGTCGGTCGACGACGAGTACAGCCGCGCGGCCGAGAGCCTCGGGGCGAGCGAGCGCCAGACGCTTCGACACGTCGTATTGCCGGCGGCGCTGCCGTCGATCCTCACCGGGGTGACGATCGGCGTCGGCCTCGGCTGGATCACGGTCGTCGCTGCCGAGATGATCACCGGGGAGTACGGCCTGGGTCACGTCGTGTTCCAGGCGTACCGGCTCGTCGATGTCCAGTCGGTCGTCGTCGGCATGATCGCGGTCGGGTTCCTCGGGGCGGTCTCGACGGCGATCGTCTCGCGTGCGGCGACGAACCTCGGCCCGTGGCTCGAGGACACTCCCTCGGGGGTGGCACAGTGA
- a CDS encoding ABC transporter substrate-binding protein, whose product MEHHESERTRHRERAPGVPDDVSRRRSLKGIGGAVAAGVGLPALAGCLGGAFGGSETITVDYHPYYSEAFSALVIRHGELWREHLPDGYEVDWHAVLQGAPTVNRLISEQTDLGYMGDNPAIIAAANDDTPIRVVGLSGYSLGQQGNLCVVRNGVDIDGVDDLDGREVNVTQGTLSHRFLLTVLAAEDIDVTIRDQDINSVVTNLREGAIDVAFGWEPSMARVVRQADAARYLFTGAKYDEPDLGALVMPDSLIEENREVARGWLKAELEAKHLLATDPERALDLGLEEAELSRDLDRDTVRSTLYENLEVNPDIERQLFYTDFSSVDPARELLTETGPEFLREESGVIDSVPDADRYDTDLLAEAIDELDGEVDWDPHRAGERP is encoded by the coding sequence ATGGAACACCACGAATCGGAACGAACCAGACACCGCGAGCGAGCACCCGGAGTCCCCGACGACGTCTCTCGACGACGCAGTTTGAAAGGGATCGGCGGAGCAGTTGCGGCCGGGGTGGGACTGCCGGCGCTTGCGGGCTGTCTCGGCGGTGCGTTCGGCGGATCGGAGACGATAACAGTCGACTACCACCCCTACTACAGCGAGGCGTTCTCGGCGCTGGTGATCCGCCACGGCGAACTGTGGCGGGAGCACCTCCCGGACGGATACGAGGTCGACTGGCACGCCGTCCTGCAGGGTGCGCCGACGGTAAACCGGCTCATCTCCGAACAGACGGACCTCGGCTACATGGGCGACAACCCCGCGATCATCGCGGCGGCCAACGACGACACGCCGATCCGGGTCGTCGGACTCAGCGGCTACTCGCTCGGCCAGCAGGGGAACCTCTGTGTCGTCCGGAACGGCGTGGATATCGACGGCGTCGACGACCTGGACGGTCGAGAAGTGAACGTCACGCAGGGGACGCTGTCTCACCGGTTCCTGCTCACCGTTCTCGCGGCCGAAGACATCGACGTCACGATCCGGGATCAGGACATCAACAGCGTGGTGACGAACCTGCGGGAGGGAGCTATCGACGTGGCCTTCGGATGGGAGCCCTCGATGGCCCGGGTGGTCCGGCAGGCCGACGCCGCCCGGTACCTGTTTACCGGCGCGAAGTACGACGAGCCCGACCTGGGGGCGCTCGTGATGCCCGACTCGCTGATCGAGGAGAACCGGGAGGTCGCCAGGGGATGGCTCAAAGCCGAACTCGAGGCGAAACACCTGCTCGCGACGGATCCGGAGCGTGCGCTGGATCTCGGACTCGAAGAGGCGGAACTGAGCCGGGATCTGGACCGTGACACCGTCAGATCGACGCTGTACGAGAACCTCGAGGTCAACCCCGACATCGAACGTCAGCTGTTTTACACCGACTTCTCGTCGGTCGATCCCGCCCGGGAACTGCTGACCGAAACGGGGCCCGAGTTCCTGCGCGAGGAGTCCGGGGTGATCGACAGCGTACCGGACGCCGACCGGTACGACACCGATCTGCTGGCCGAAGCGATCGACGAACTGGACGGCGAGGTGGACTGGGACCCACACCGCGCGGGTGAGCGTCCGTGA
- a CDS encoding DUF5797 family protein has product MPLTEEERTRLADVVALQPTKNSELGDRWGLESGSDVHRYLEDHLKEYYYRDEDSLIRATEEAAELVDVEPGVESGTDRSPGNDNGDDGGEKRGTVPDVIRVPELQAQIFAVVAGHEERSESVVSVLQKLRAEFDVDPDAADVRKGLRSLERKGVVEVVYRTVPTFKLAVERGAVTVETAE; this is encoded by the coding sequence ATGCCCCTCACCGAGGAGGAACGAACGCGACTGGCCGACGTCGTGGCGCTGCAGCCGACGAAGAACAGCGAACTCGGCGATCGGTGGGGACTCGAGTCGGGAAGTGACGTGCACCGATATCTGGAAGACCACCTGAAAGAGTACTACTACCGCGACGAGGACAGCCTGATCCGGGCGACCGAGGAGGCCGCCGAACTGGTCGACGTCGAACCCGGCGTCGAGTCGGGAACCGACCGGAGTCCCGGGAACGACAACGGAGACGACGGCGGCGAAAAACGAGGCACCGTTCCGGACGTGATCCGAGTCCCGGAGCTCCAAGCGCAGATCTTCGCCGTCGTCGCCGGTCACGAAGAACGCTCCGAGAGCGTGGTGAGCGTGCTCCAGAAGCTCAGAGCGGAGTTCGACGTCGATCCCGACGCCGCAGACGTCAGAAAGGGACTGCGGAGCCTCGAACGGAAAGGCGTGGTCGAGGTCGTCTACCGGACCGTGCCGACGTTCAAACTCGCCGTCGAGCGCGGCGCAGTCACCGTCGAGACGGCCGAGTGA
- a CDS encoding DUF5787 family protein: MSSSGGEFSFELRVSRWAELAWPPAGSNVPTSSSGTPSSATVVARQLGTRKRRWDTVIVEADPAGLRERAAFGARELDSDLLFVVRNAPAGWEWYRDALPDPGYPWRYVRETIHRAAARDLLETRRNGNRIQIRRIAPYPDWVRRIVAIENKPDLDASAARALADQLQHDVDRGLADEVWLATASTGGRVERALLADFPVEAGVLAFDFSAGVRPEAASVEWLPSRLDAGDPSEGGDRSADRRRRRLELAERAYGRGWRSYHRTMRPDCRSFELRRDGRLLSPWCTAKVRKQTAAECSGDCPAFSPEPPAWRTRGWPIEGGPGKGIKRLLRRRRRRVRTRERDGA, translated from the coding sequence ATGAGCTCCTCCGGCGGCGAGTTCTCGTTCGAACTCCGGGTGTCCCGCTGGGCGGAACTCGCGTGGCCACCGGCGGGGTCGAACGTACCGACCTCCTCTTCGGGTACCCCCTCCAGTGCCACCGTCGTCGCCCGGCAGCTCGGCACCCGAAAACGCCGGTGGGACACCGTGATCGTCGAGGCCGACCCCGCCGGGTTGCGCGAGCGGGCCGCGTTCGGTGCCCGCGAACTCGACTCGGATCTCCTGTTCGTCGTCCGGAACGCCCCCGCCGGCTGGGAGTGGTATCGCGACGCCCTTCCGGACCCCGGCTATCCGTGGCGATACGTCCGGGAGACGATCCACCGAGCTGCGGCCCGGGACCTCCTTGAAACCCGGCGGAACGGGAACCGGATCCAGATCAGGCGGATCGCTCCGTATCCCGACTGGGTTCGGCGGATCGTCGCGATCGAGAACAAGCCGGACCTGGACGCCTCCGCCGCCCGGGCGCTTGCAGACCAGCTCCAACACGATGTCGATCGGGGCCTGGCCGACGAGGTGTGGCTCGCGACCGCCTCGACCGGGGGGCGGGTCGAGCGGGCACTCCTCGCGGACTTCCCGGTCGAGGCGGGCGTGCTGGCGTTCGACTTCTCGGCGGGCGTCCGCCCGGAAGCCGCCAGCGTGGAGTGGCTTCCGAGCCGGCTCGACGCGGGCGATCCCTCCGAGGGCGGCGACCGATCGGCGGACCGCCGGCGCAGACGGCTCGAACTCGCCGAACGGGCCTACGGCCGCGGCTGGCGTTCGTACCACCGAACGATGCGTCCCGACTGCCGCTCGTTCGAACTCCGGCGGGACGGTCGGCTGTTGTCGCCGTGGTGTACGGCGAAGGTGAGAAAACAGACGGCTGCGGAGTGTTCGGGCGACTGTCCCGCGTTCTCGCCGGAACCGCCGGCCTGGCGCACCCGCGGATGGCCGATCGAAGGCGGCCCCGGGAAGGGAATCAAGCGGCTGCTCCGGCGGCGTCGCAGGCGAGTCAGGACGCGGGAACGCGACGGCGCGTGA
- a CDS encoding PLP-dependent cysteine synthase family protein has translation MTTHREPLGSVLETVGETPLVRVQASPEEVPVYAKLESFNPGASVKDRIGKYMLERMLERGELDPGGTVIEPTAGNTGIGLAVAAGQLDLEAVFVVPEGFSVEKQRLMRALGAEVINTPTAEGMGFAIQRAHELADELDNAAVPQQFANPLNVEAHYETTGPECYEALEGRVGAVVVGCGTGGTLMGMGQYAREQHPDTLVIAVEPEGSIFREFLDRDIEEGEYKTEGIGTHDTSTNELFDPELVDDVYAISDRDVHQEMQRLAAEEGQLVASSAAANSVAARRVARAIRDGELEAPHDAVVTVFPDSSERYLSKGLYGSFEEWTG, from the coding sequence ATGACGACCCACCGGGAACCCCTCGGTTCCGTGCTGGAGACGGTCGGCGAGACGCCGCTGGTTCGCGTCCAGGCATCGCCCGAGGAGGTGCCAGTGTACGCGAAGCTGGAGTCGTTCAACCCCGGCGCGTCGGTCAAGGACCGCATCGGGAAGTACATGCTCGAGCGTATGCTCGAACGCGGGGAGCTGGATCCCGGCGGAACGGTGATCGAGCCCACCGCCGGAAACACCGGAATCGGGCTGGCGGTCGCGGCCGGACAGCTCGATCTGGAGGCCGTCTTCGTCGTCCCCGAGGGCTTCTCCGTCGAGAAACAGCGGCTCATGCGCGCGCTCGGCGCCGAGGTGATCAACACCCCAACCGCGGAGGGGATGGGTTTTGCCATCCAGCGGGCCCACGAACTCGCCGACGAACTCGACAACGCCGCGGTCCCCCAGCAGTTCGCCAACCCGTTGAACGTCGAGGCTCACTACGAGACCACCGGCCCGGAGTGTTACGAGGCGCTCGAGGGCCGGGTCGGCGCCGTCGTGGTCGGCTGTGGCACCGGCGGGACGCTGATGGGGATGGGGCAGTACGCCCGCGAGCAGCACCCCGACACGCTCGTTATCGCGGTCGAGCCCGAGGGGTCGATCTTCCGGGAGTTCCTCGATCGGGACATCGAGGAGGGGGAGTACAAGACAGAGGGGATCGGCACACACGACACCTCGACCAACGAGCTGTTCGATCCGGAACTGGTCGACGACGTGTACGCGATCTCCGACCGGGACGTCCACCAGGAGATGCAGCGGCTCGCCGCCGAGGAGGGACAGCTGGTCGCCTCTTCTGCGGCCGCAAACAGCGTCGCTGCACGGCGGGTCGCCCGGGCGATCCGCGACGGGGAGCTCGAGGCCCCCCACGACGCTGTCGTCACCGTGTTCCCCGACTCCAGTGAACGCTACCTCTCGAAGGGCCTGTACGGCAGCTTCGAGGAGTGGACCGGATGA
- the thiL gene encoding thiamine-phosphate kinase → MNERDALRLLAADLPHAGDDCAVVDGLVLTIDMLHASTDFPEGTTAYTVGWRSVGVSLSDVAAMGAEPIGAVAAYAPTALEEEPLTAFVEGARDVCERVGTDYVGGDLDTHRELTVTTTAVGRADDPVPRSGASPGEVVCVTGEWGRTAAALELFDAGDIERANDLFRFDPRIEAGRALAPEATAMMDSSDGLARSLHQLAEASGCGFRVDADALPVHSELEELFDDPEVLFERAVHVGEDFELVCTLPKSALAAAREDCPVPLTLVGRVTDPGEGVTVVGGPDDSTGRPLPDRGYTHE, encoded by the coding sequence GTGAACGAACGCGACGCGCTCCGGCTGCTCGCCGCCGACCTCCCGCACGCGGGCGACGACTGCGCCGTCGTCGACGGGCTCGTCCTCACGATCGACATGCTTCACGCGTCGACGGACTTCCCCGAGGGGACCACTGCCTACACGGTGGGCTGGCGCTCGGTCGGCGTCTCGCTGTCCGACGTCGCCGCCATGGGTGCGGAACCGATCGGGGCGGTGGCCGCCTACGCCCCCACGGCACTGGAGGAGGAGCCGCTCACCGCCTTCGTCGAGGGAGCCCGTGACGTCTGTGAACGCGTCGGGACCGACTACGTCGGCGGCGACCTCGACACCCACCGGGAGCTCACGGTGACGACGACCGCTGTCGGTCGGGCCGACGATCCGGTCCCGCGATCGGGCGCCTCACCGGGGGAGGTCGTCTGCGTGACCGGCGAATGGGGGCGGACGGCGGCCGCCCTCGAACTGTTCGACGCCGGCGACATCGAGCGGGCCAACGACCTGTTCCGGTTCGACCCTCGGATCGAGGCTGGGCGGGCACTCGCCCCCGAGGCGACGGCGATGATGGACTCCAGCGACGGGCTCGCCCGGTCGCTCCACCAGCTTGCGGAGGCGAGCGGCTGCGGATTTCGGGTCGATGCCGACGCGCTCCCGGTTCACTCGGAGCTCGAGGAGCTGTTCGACGACCCCGAAGTGCTGTTCGAACGGGCCGTCCACGTCGGCGAGGATTTCGAACTCGTCTGTACGCTGCCGAAATCCGCACTCGCTGCCGCGAGGGAGGACTGTCCGGTCCCGCTCACCCTGGTCGGTCGTGTCACCGACCCGGGGGAGGGGGTGACGGTCGTCGGCGGTCCGGACGATTCAACTGGTCGGCCGTTGCCGGACCGCGGATACACACACGAGTGA
- a CDS encoding lysylphosphatidylglycerol synthase transmembrane domain-containing protein — translation MSLRERLRTLFGFAAALGIVVALAALVGVEEFVETLVAADLALVGAAGVVALGWFLSWGMALRSVLSSLGVPVSRFRGFLLYGVAAFANNVTPFGQAGGEPVTALYLSRATDLEYERGLAAIASVDTVNLLPSTGFALVALLWLAATATVGDDVLLAAGAAAGVGVTLAIAAGFAWRFRIRLADAVAPRIAGIISRVATVVPRLSGPTAAGIRRRIDGFFGAIRRVGTDRRRLAVTLSWSAIGWACQVLALWLALAAVGSPIPISVAALVVPLGAVAGGLPLPGGAGGIEGALVALLVAAPVEVTAAAALAGVIVFRGFVYWLPVVVGGSVVGLTTVREAGRS, via the coding sequence ATGTCGCTTCGCGAGCGCCTCCGGACGCTGTTTGGCTTCGCTGCAGCGCTCGGGATCGTGGTGGCGCTTGCGGCCCTCGTCGGCGTCGAGGAGTTTGTCGAGACGCTCGTCGCTGCCGACCTCGCGCTCGTGGGTGCCGCCGGCGTCGTCGCGCTCGGGTGGTTCCTCTCGTGGGGGATGGCGCTACGGTCGGTGCTTTCGAGCCTGGGGGTTCCGGTCTCGCGGTTCCGCGGGTTCCTGCTGTACGGCGTCGCCGCCTTCGCCAACAACGTCACGCCGTTCGGCCAGGCGGGCGGAGAGCCGGTGACAGCGCTGTATCTCTCGCGGGCGACGGATCTCGAGTACGAACGCGGACTCGCGGCGATCGCGAGCGTCGACACCGTAAACCTCCTGCCGTCGACGGGGTTCGCCCTGGTGGCGTTGCTCTGGCTCGCCGCGACTGCGACCGTCGGCGACGACGTTCTGCTTGCGGCGGGCGCCGCCGCCGGCGTCGGAGTGACGCTCGCGATCGCTGCCGGGTTCGCCTGGCGGTTCCGGATCCGCCTCGCCGACGCGGTCGCCCCACGGATCGCCGGGATCATCTCGCGGGTTGCGACGGTCGTCCCCCGGCTGTCCGGGCCGACGGCCGCCGGGATCCGCCGCCGGATCGACGGCTTCTTCGGGGCGATCCGGCGCGTGGGAACCGACCGCCGGCGGCTCGCGGTCACGCTCTCGTGGTCGGCCATCGGGTGGGCGTGTCAGGTGCTCGCACTGTGGCTCGCCCTGGCTGCTGTCGGTTCGCCGATCCCGATCTCGGTGGCGGCGCTGGTAGTGCCGCTCGGGGCGGTTGCCGGCGGGCTCCCGCTTCCGGGCGGGGCCGGCGGGATCGAGGGGGCGCTGGTGGCGCTGCTCGTTGCCGCCCCCGTCGAGGTGACCGCGGCGGCGGCGCTGGCGGGCGTGATCGTCTTCCGTGGGTTCGTCTACTGGCTCCCCGTCGTCGTCGGCGGCAGCGTCGTCGGGCTAACCACCGTCCGGGAAGCCGGCCGGAGCTGA